One window of the Trifolium pratense cultivar HEN17-A07 linkage group LG2, ARS_RC_1.1, whole genome shotgun sequence genome contains the following:
- the LOC123907098 gene encoding pentatricopeptide repeat-containing protein At4g21705, mitochondrial, which translates to MNSFNWKLLRRIAIDIRTINNRSYYTSRTKKPSLYSKISPLGNPTTSVVPQLDDWVYKGNKVSVGELQRIVRDLRKRSRFSQALQVSEWMNKNGVCIFSPVEHAVHLDLIGKVHGFVSAETYFNNLKDIDRNEKTYGALLNCYVRQRQIDKSLSHLQKMKELGFASTALTYNGIMCLYTNIGQHENIAGVLTEMKENNVLPDNFSYRICLNSYGVRSDIDGMTKILKEMESQPHIEMDWNTYSVMANFYIKAELSSEAVNALRKCEERLVHKDGEGYNHLISLYARLGKKNAVLRLWDMEKSACKRCINRDFITMLESLVKLSEFDEADKILKEWESSGNCYDFGVPNVVIVGYSEKDFPEKAEAILEDLRKKGKATDPNSWVLVASRYLHKGEMEKAFGCLKIALPLYSGNKKLKPNHRVIAALYSWIADNACVEDAEALVSLLRNVQNNRHMYYALTKAYVRAGKEVEGVLERMKTDNINETGKIKEILDMRKAGKL; encoded by the exons ATGAACTCATTCAACTGGAAGCTTCTTCGCAGAATCGCCATTGATATCCGAACCATAAACAACAGATCATACTACACAAGCAGGACAAAGAAACCGAGTCTCTACTCCAAAATCAGTCCACTCGGAAATCCAACCACAAGCGTCGTTCCACAGCTCGACGATTGGGTCTACAAAGGGAACAAGGTCAGCGTTGGGGAGCTTCAGCGCATTGTTCGTGATCTTCGCAAACGTAGTAGATTCTCTCAAGCTCTCCAG GTATCTGAGTGGATGAATAAGAATGGTGTGTGCATATTTTCTCCGGTTGAACATGCGGTGCATTTGGATCTTATTGGCAAGGTTCACGGATTTGTTTCTGCAGAAACctattttaataatttgaaagaTATAGACAGAAATGAGAAGACATATGGTGCTCTTTTGAATTGCTATGTACGTCAGCGCCAAATCGATAAGTCTCTATCCCATTTGCAGAAAATGAAAGAGTTGGGGTTTGCTTCGACGGCTTTAACTTATAATGGCATTATGTGTCTGTACACAAATATCGGACAGCACGAGAATATTGCTGGTGTGCTGACTGAGATGAAGGAAAACAATGTTTTACCGGACAACTTTAGCTACAGAATCTGTTTAAATTCTTATGGTGTGAGGTCTGATATTGATGGAATGACGAAAATACTGAAAGAGATGGAGAGTCAACCACACATTGAGATGGACTGGAACACTTATTCTGTCATGGCCAATTTCTATATAAAAGCAGAACTTTCAAGTGAGGCAGTTAATGCTCTAAGGAAATGTGAGGAGAGGCTAGTTCACAAAGATGGAGAGGGTTACAATCATCTTATCTCTCTTTACGCTCGTCTTGGAAAAAAGAATGCGGTCCTGCGACTATGGGATATGGAGAAAAGTGCTTGCAAGAGATGCATAAACAGGGATTTTATAACCATGTTAGAATCTCTGGTAAAGCTTTCTGAGTTTGATGAAGCTGACAAGATACTCAAGGAGTGGGAATCCTCTGGTAACTGTTATGATTTTGGAGTTCCAAATGTGGTAATTGTTGGGTACTCTGAAAAAGATTTTCCTGAAAAAGCAGAAGCCATACTTGAAGATTTACGGAAGAAGGGAAAGGCCACTGACCCAAACTCTTGGGTTCTAGTGGCAAGTCGATACTTGCATAAGGGTGAGATGGAGAAAGCATTTGGGTGCTTGAAAATTGCCCTCCCTTTGTATTCgggaaataaaaaattgaagccTAACCACAGGGTGATTGCGGCTCTATATAGTTGGATTGCTGATAATGCTTGTGTTGAAGATGCAGAAGCTTTGGTTAGCTTATTGAGAAATGTCCAAAACAATAGACACATGTATTATGCCCTGACCAAGGCTTATGTGCGAGCTGGTAAAGAAGTGGAGGGGGTCTTGGAACGAATGAAAACAGATAACATTAACGAAACtggaaaaattaaagaaattctGGACATGAGGAAGGCAGGAAAGTTGTAA
- the LOC123904508 gene encoding uncharacterized protein LOC123904508 yields the protein MLKKSKRVCFSPNDVNEKPTIFLKHGYCSKVLRNRKRLIGTWTFRFRCRDPILSPVRVLMKLGAKVASSIRAVSLRRSSRKVSSSTLVRSHSLSNSNLTDSHRAKAVEDCIEFLHSSSSREVPS from the coding sequence ATGTTGAAAAAAAGCAAAAGGGTATGTTTTAGTCCTAATGATGTCAATGAGAAACCAACCATTTTTCTAAAGCATGGATACTGCAGCAAAGTGTTAAGAAACAGGAAGAGGCTAATTGGAACTTGGACTTTCAGATTTCGCTGCAGAGATCCTATTTTGTCACCGGTTAGAGTCCTAATGAAGCTTGGAGCAAAGGTAGCAAGTTCTATAAGAGCTGTTTCTTTAAGAAGATCCTCTAGGAAGGTTTCTTCATCCACTTTGGTAAGGTCACATTCCTTATCAAATTCAAACCTCACTGATTCACACCGTGCTAAAGCTGTAGAAGATTGCATTGAGTTCTTGCATTCTTCTTCCTCTAGAGAGGTTCCTAGTTGA
- the LOC123907100 gene encoding enoyl-CoA delta isomerase 2, peroxisomal-like, translating into MCSLEKRDNLWILTITGDDQNRLNPTLIQSLLSTLKNLSSQSTPGSVLITTGKGRFFSNGFDLLWARASGSESAAAERLNFMVESFKPVAAALISLPMPTIAAINGHASAAGFLLAICHDYVFMRSDQGVLYMPEVDLGLPLPDYFAAVIREKIKSPLVLRDVLLAGVKIKGKEGVKLGIVDSVYDSAESTVEAALRLGEQLAGKKWVGGVYAEIRKSLYPQGCLVLGLTQKSIISKI; encoded by the coding sequence ATGTGCAGTCTCGAGAAACGTGACAATCTATGGATCCTAACAATCACCGGCGACGATCAAAACCGTCTCAATCCAACCCTAATCCAATCCCTTCTCTCAACCCTAAAAAATCTCTCTTCTCAATCCACACCCGGTTCCGTCCTCATCACCACCGGCAAAGGTAGATTCTTCTCCAACGGCTTCGATTTACTATGGGCACGTGCCTCCGGTTCCGAATCCGCCGCAGCTGAACGATTAAATTTCATGGTTGAATCTTTCAAACCAGTTGCAGCAGCGTTAATTTCACTTCCTATGCCGACGATCGCCGCAATCAACGGTCACGCTTCCGCTGCCGGATTCTTGCTTGCGATCTGCCATGATTATGTTTTTATGAGGAGTGATCAAGGTGTGTTGTATATGCCGGAGGTTGATTTAGGGTTACCGTTGCCGGATTATTTTGCTGCGGTGATTAGAGAGAAGATTAAGTCTCCGTTGGTGTTGCGTGATGTGTTGTTGGCAGGTGTTAAGATTAAGGGGAAAGAGGGGGTGAAATTGGGGATTGTTGATTCGGTGTATGATAGCGCGGAGAGTACTGTTGAAGCTGCTTTGCGCTTGGGGGAACAGTTGGCAGGGAAGAAGTGGGTTGGTGGAGTGTATGCTGAGATAAGGAAGAGTTTGTATCCTCAAGGTTGTTTGGTTTTAGGGTTAACTCAGAAATCAATCATATCTAagatatga
- the LOC123907102 gene encoding putative tRNA (cytidine(32)/guanosine(34)-2'-O)-methyltransferase isoform X2: MAPIEGVIQVQGDITNARTAEVVIRHFDGCKADLVVCDGAPDVTGLHDMDEFVQSQLILAGLTIVTHVLKEGGKFIAKIFRGKDTSLLYCQLKLFFPVVTFAKPKSSRNSSIEAFAVCENYSPPEGFNPKDLHRLLEKVGSPSGVDDTDCVSGWLEGPNKVYIPFLACGDLTGYDSDRSYPLPKVDGGTYQSLDPVQPPIAPPYKRALELKKASTQGFKELENLSLDS, translated from the exons ATGGCCCCAATTGAAGGTGTTATCCAGGTGCAGGGTGATATAACTAATGCTCGGACTGCTGAAGTG GTCATTAGACATTTTGATGGGTGCAAGGCTGACCTGGTTGTGTGTGATGGTGCTCCTGATG TTACCGGGCTTCATGACATGGATGAATTTGTTCAATCCCAACTCATACTTGCT GGGTTGACAATTGTTACTCATGTACTGAAAGAAGGAGGAAAGTTTATTGCGAAGATATTTAGAGGAAAGGACACAAGCCTTCTATACTGTCAG ctaaaattatttttccccGTGGTGACTTTCGCAAAACCAAAAAGTAGCCGTAATTCCAGCATAG AGGCATTTGCAGTTTGTGAAAACTACTCCCCTCCAGAAGGATTCAACCCGAAAGATCTTCACCGACTTCTTGAAAAAGTTGGAAGTCCATCCGGGGTAGATGATACAG ATTGTGTTAGTGGGTGGTTGGAAGGCCCTAATAAGGTGTATATCCCATTCCTAGCTTGCGGGGACCTCACTGGATATGATTCTGATAGGTCATATCCACTACCTAAAGTTGATGGAGGAACATATCAGAGCTTGGATCCAGTACAACCCCCTATTGCCCCTCCTTACAAGAGAGCTCTTGAGTTAAAAAAAGCCTCAACTCAAGGATTCAAAGAACTTGAAAATCTATCCTTGGATTCCTGA
- the LOC123907102 gene encoding putative tRNA (cytidine(32)/guanosine(34)-2'-O)-methyltransferase isoform X1 encodes MGKASRDKRDIYYRKAKEEGWRARSAFKLLQIDEEFNIFEGVKRVVDLCAAPGSWSQVLSRKLYLPAKLAPDAKDEKLPLIVAIDLQPMAPIEGVIQVQGDITNARTAEVVIRHFDGCKADLVVCDGAPDVTGLHDMDEFVQSQLILAGLTIVTHVLKEGGKFIAKIFRGKDTSLLYCQLKLFFPVVTFAKPKSSRNSSIEAFAVCENYSPPEGFNPKDLHRLLEKVGSPSGVDDTDCVSGWLEGPNKVYIPFLACGDLTGYDSDRSYPLPKVDGGTYQSLDPVQPPIAPPYKRALELKKASTQGFKELENLSLDS; translated from the exons ATGGGCAAAGCTTCAAGGGATAAGAGG GATATATATTACAGGAAAGCGAAAGAAGAAGGTTGGCGTGCTCGAAGTGCCTTTAAACTTCTTCAGATAGATGAAGAATTCAACATTTTTGAAG GGGTAAAACGTGTTGTAGATTTATGTGCTGCCCCAGGCAGCTGGAGTCAG GTTTTGAGTCGTAAACTGTACCTTCCAGCCAAGCTTGCACCTGATGCAAA GGATGAAAAGCTTCCTCTTATTGTAGCTATTGATTTACAGCCAATGGCCCCAATTGAAGGTGTTATCCAGGTGCAGGGTGATATAACTAATGCTCGGACTGCTGAAGTG GTCATTAGACATTTTGATGGGTGCAAGGCTGACCTGGTTGTGTGTGATGGTGCTCCTGATG TTACCGGGCTTCATGACATGGATGAATTTGTTCAATCCCAACTCATACTTGCT GGGTTGACAATTGTTACTCATGTACTGAAAGAAGGAGGAAAGTTTATTGCGAAGATATTTAGAGGAAAGGACACAAGCCTTCTATACTGTCAG ctaaaattatttttccccGTGGTGACTTTCGCAAAACCAAAAAGTAGCCGTAATTCCAGCATAG AGGCATTTGCAGTTTGTGAAAACTACTCCCCTCCAGAAGGATTCAACCCGAAAGATCTTCACCGACTTCTTGAAAAAGTTGGAAGTCCATCCGGGGTAGATGATACAG ATTGTGTTAGTGGGTGGTTGGAAGGCCCTAATAAGGTGTATATCCCATTCCTAGCTTGCGGGGACCTCACTGGATATGATTCTGATAGGTCATATCCACTACCTAAAGTTGATGGAGGAACATATCAGAGCTTGGATCCAGTACAACCCCCTATTGCCCCTCCTTACAAGAGAGCTCTTGAGTTAAAAAAAGCCTCAACTCAAGGATTCAAAGAACTTGAAAATCTATCCTTGGATTCCTGA
- the LOC123907101 gene encoding pentatricopeptide repeat-containing protein At2g29760, chloroplastic-like — MNQIVKFARFQLIRNPNPNPKLLNQNLALLSKSHDHGDSFFNLYNQMLSDSSYHNHYTFTHALKACCSFHAHSKGIEIHARLIKSGHISDLFIKNSLLHFYLSSNDVVSAKRVFKSIPFPDVVSWTSLISGLSKCGFESQAIAALSSMTVKPNALTLVSAFSACSSIGALRFGKAIHAYGLKSLIDGNIVFDNAALDLYAKCRSLLNARNVFVKMSKRDVITWTTLLMAYARGGHCDEAVEVFKQMVVSGEAEPNEATIVNVLSACASIGSLSLGCWVHSYVDERIDLDVDGNIGNALVNMYVKCGDMKMGLKVFNMVVHKDVISWGTVICGLAMNGYGKQAVQMFSRMLVHGVLPDDVTFIGLLSACSHVGLVSEGIMFFKAMGDSYGIVPQMRHYGCMVDMYGRAGLFEEAVAFLKGMPVEAEGPIWGALLLACKIHGNEEMSEWIRGQIRDKNVGVGTLALLSNIYASSERWDDANKVRKTMRGPGLKKIGGFSWVESEVRMESSLCFA; from the coding sequence ATGAATCAGATAGTGAAATTCGCTCGATTTCAATTAATCagaaaccctaaccctaatcccAAATTATTAAACCAAAATCTCGCACTCCTTTCAAAATCACACGATCATGGCGATTCTTTCTTCAACCTCTACAATCAAATGCTCTCTGATTCTTCCTATCATAATCACTATACCTTCACCCACGCGCTCAAAGCTTGTTGTTCCTTTCACGCGCATTCCAAAGGTATCGAAATCCACGCGCGGCTCATCAAGTCCGGTCACATCTCCGATCTCTTCATCAAAAACTCGTTACTCCATTTCTACCTTTCTTCCAACGACGTCGTTTCAGCAAAGCGCGTTTTCAAATCGATTCCTTTCCCCGACGTTGTTTCATGGACTTCGCTAATTTCAGGTCTTTCAAAATGCGGATTTGAATCGCAAGCTATTGCTGCGCTTTCTTCCATGACTGTGAAGCCTAATGCATTGACTCTTGTAAGCGCTTTTTCGGCTTGTTCGAGCATTGGAGCTCTTAGATTTGGTAAAGCGATTCACGCTTATGGGTTGAAGTCATTGATTGACGGGAATATTGTTTTTGATAATGCTGCGTTGGATTTGTATGCAAAATGTAGGTCTTTGTTGAATGCGCGGAATGTGTTTGTGAAAATGTCTAAAAGGGATGTTATTACTTGGACTACTTTGTTAATGGCTTATGCACGTGGTGGGCACTGTGATGAGGCTGTTGAGGTTTTCAAACAAATGGTGGTTAGTGGAGAAGCTGAACCTAATGAGGCGACAATCGTAAATGTGTTGTCGGCTTGTGCTTCTATAGGTTCCTTGAGTTTGGGATGTTGGGTGCATTCTTATGTTGATGAAAGGATTGATCTTGATGTTGATGGAAATATTGGAAATGCATTGGTTAATATGTATGTTAAGTGTGGTGATATGAAAATGGGGTTGAAAGTTTTTAACATGGTTGTTCACAAGGATGTTATTTCTTGGGGTACTGTTATTTGTGGATTGGCTATGAATGGATATGGGAAACAAGCTGTACAGATGTTTTCGCGTATGTTGGTTCATGGGGTTTTACCGGATGATGTAACTTTTATCGGTTTGTTGTCTGCATGTAGCCATGTTGGTTTGGTTAGTGAGGGAATTATGTTTTTCAAAGCCATGGGAGATAGTTATGGCATTGTGCCGCAAATGAGACATTATGGTTGCATGGTGGATATGTATGGACGTGCTGGTTTGTTTGAGGAAGCTGTGGCTTTCCTTAAAGGTATGCCTGTTGAAGCTGAGGGACCTATTTGGGGTGCTCTTCTTCTGGCTTGTAAAATTCATGGTAATGAAGAGATGTCTGAATGGATTAGGGGACAAATCCGTGATAAAAATGTTGGTGTTGGTACTCTTGCTTTGTTATCCAATATTTATGCAAGTTCTGAAAGGTGGGACGATGCTAATAAGGTTCGGAAAACAATGAGAGGCCCTGGATTGAAGAAGATTGGTGGATTTAGCTGGGTTGAGTCTGAGGTTAGAATGGAATCAAGTTTATGCTTTGCTTAG
- the LOC123909577 gene encoding E3 ubiquitin-protein ligase RMA1H1-like, whose product MALQHCFSHESKTIPNSMSEAENSNGCFDCNICLDFAHEPVVTLCGHLYCWHCIYKWLHVQSDDSLGVDEHPQCPVCKDDISHTTMIPLYGRGGHAPPSAKSSHCDDSFIPPRPTASGAQALLAKVSQSEQQQQLPYRNPYRGQYLNSSLYQQEDDATSQMLNLGASMTSGSHHHPLVGMFGEMVFAGVFGNSPNSYQQAGSNSSRLRREELQTDKFLNRITNFLFCCFILCLIVF is encoded by the coding sequence ATGGCACTTCAGCATTGTTTTTCACATGAATCGAAAACCATTCCAAATTCCATGTCAGAAGCAGAAAATTCCAATGGTTGTTTTGATTGCAACATTTGTTTAGACTTTGCGCACGAACCGGTAGTCACTCTTTGTGGCCACCTTTACTGCTGGCATTGCATCTACAAGTGGCTCCATGTACAGAGTGATGATTCTCTTGGAGTCGACGAACACCCACAATGCCCTGTATGCAAAGATGATATATCACATACCACAATGATCCCATTGTATGGCCGCGGCGGCCATGCTCCACCGAGTGCGAAATCATCACATTGTGATGATAGTTTTATACCACCAAGACCAACTGCTTCAGGTGCTCAAGCTCTTTTGGCAAAAGTATCTCAAAGCGAACAGCAGCAACAACTTCCATATCGTAATCCTTACCGGGGTCAATATTTAAACTCTTCTTTGTACCAACAAGAGGATGATGCCACATCACAAATGCTCAACCTTGGTGCCTCCATGACCTCAGGATCTCACCACCATCCTTTGGTTGGGATGTTTGGGGAGATGGTTTTTGCTGGAGTGTTTGGCAACTCGCCGAATTCTTATCAGCAGGCAGGAAGTAATAGCTCTAGATTAAGAAGGGAAGAGTTGCAGACTGATAAATTTTTGAACAGAATTACAAATTTTCTGTTTTGCTGCTTTATTCTGTGTCTTATTGTCTTCTGA
- the LOC123909141 gene encoding probable 2-carboxy-D-arabinitol-1-phosphatase, with product MAKVVFLSTTTIMCSLPSPCISITISRSSTASSKLHLPLTHRIHCSISTSHPATDKLPTSSTDFSVSGGAYDFTKATTSLTNELISSSKKVTLLRHGLSTWNAESRIQGSSDLSVLTEAGVEQAERCKKALENIYFDQCLASPISRAKQTAEIIWQGREKPLVYIDPLKEISLYHLEGLRNVDAKQIYQEEYKIWREDPANFLMNGRYPVRDLWKAARDCWKEILLSPGESFLVVTHKSILRALTCTALGLGPERFRSLDINNGGICVFNFNTRGEAMLEGLNLTAHMYSDHVYPG from the exons ATGGCAAAGGTTGTGTTTTTGAGCACCACCACTATCATGTGTTCACTACCATCACCATGTATCAGTATCACTATTTCCCGCTCCTCCACAGCTTCTTCTAAGCTTCATCTTCCTCTCACTCACCGTATTCACTGCTCAATTTCTACTTCACACCCTGCCACAG ATAAACTTCCAACTAGTAGTACTGATTTTTCTGTAAGTGGTGGTGCATATGATTTCACAAAAGCAACAACATCACTTACAAATGAGTTAATCTCTTCATCAAAGAAAGTGACTCTTTTAAGGCATGGTCTTAGCACTTGGAATGCAGAAAGTAGGATTCAG GGAAGCTCGGATTTGTCAGTACTAACTGAAGCTGGAGTGGAGCAAGCCGAGAGGTGCAAGAAAGCATTGGAAAACATTTACTTTGACCAATGTCTCGCCAGTCCAATATCTCGCGCTAAG CAAACTGCTGAAATTATATGGCAAGGAAGGGAAAAACCATTGGTTTACATTGACCCACTTAAAGAAATATCTCTTTATCACCTTGAAGGTTTGAGAAATG TGGATGCTAAGCAAATATATCAAGAGGAATACAAAATCTGGAGAGAAGATCCAGccaattttttaatgaatggTAGATATCCCGTACGAGATCTATGGAAAGCTGCAAGAGATTGTTGGAAGGAAATTTTGTTGTCACCT GGAGAAAGCTTTCTGGTTGTGACTCACAAATCAATATTGAGGGCATTAACTTGCACTGCTTTAGGCCTTGGCCCAGAGAG GTTTCGATCCCTTGATATCAACAATGGTGGAATATGTGTATTCAACTTCAACACTCGAGGAGAAGCAATGCTCGAGGGTTTAAATTTGACAGCTCACATGTACAGTGACCATGTATATCCTGGTTGA